TGCAGAAGGAACAACGTGTGAAAGTAAAGAAAAAGACGAATCTGGCAACGTGTATATCTACAAATGTCTTACCACACCTGAAAGCTAGCTGGTCAACGGGGACTATTGCGACTTCTGATGACGCTTATTCACCGAAGACTTCTTCAGAAGTACAAAGGGAAAGCATAGATAAGAAttcctatagcttggcaaatttatttgtaacacccccgatggttcgcgcgggcTGGGAGGGGGCAGCGATACcctgcgcgcacgacttcatacccgtgCAGTATTtccccgttgcccgcatatcatgggactgtcatcaacaaacttgccaagctatagtgtcTACATACACTAATAACACTTTACGTCTCCACGGCTCCAAAATTGCTGTTTAGGTGGTCTTGTGATGCTAAACTACTAACCGACAGACCACTGTACAATCCAATAAACACAAATGACCACTTGCTGTTACAACTTCATTTGCGTCATGTCATAGTTTCCATCTGCATATATTGTAATCTATggaatagtttttttaatttttaaccgactttcaaaaaggaggaggttctatgtttggctgtatgtatgtctttTTCCAAaccattaatttcaagtagtgTGAATCTAGCCTTACGACaataattgaaacattaaatcaTTCAATAGTGGATCAACATGGAttaggatttaaacctcaattttcttcaaagtaaagtggacctaatcactatttattaaaGTTCTTTTTATTATGAAGAATTTGAGTATTAAAGCCTGATCCATGTTTATTAATAAGGTCGTAAGACTAGTagtagtttattaaataaaatgacaacCGTGCAAGAGGTCCACAACCTTTGCTATCTCCATAAAACGGTCGGTACTACGAAATGTTACATTCAATCTTTTATTACCGTagttataatataggtaattgGTTTTTTAAAGAGctgtagtaaaaatattataataaataatcatttttctCTACTTTtgagtatatataattttattttggaattattatcattaataatttaaagtacctagatgcaattttaattttttttgaagttacttcgaaaaatattttgtcaataGTCGTGCGACGATTTAAGAGCTGTTGCCTCGAAGAGAAGAGAGGAGAAAGTAGTCCGGATTTTCATTTTCTAAGTAGATATACTCTATCGGTGAGCGTAAAAAGTCATAGCAATAGTCCATAGTGCCTCTTCCGAGTTACTTGTCGTTATGTCACTTTAATTTGGCTGGACGCGCGACCGCGTGTctcaatttataaatttaatatgttcatcatcatcatcattaccagccgatggacgttcactgctagACATAAGCCTCTAGCACGGACTTCCAACAACAACGGCTTCTAACCGCCATAGTGTACACTTTACTAAATCATATACAAATTCCCTTTGCttcttcgatttttttttatcagattTTCGCTTggatgatgttatttttaattttcgtgagataaaatgtatttatttacgtatCTATATTTAGCGTGTAATGCGTGTAACATTTATTgttatatactattttttttagtagtttcacatttttttttaatcattataataaaaagtacttATTAGATTTGTTATGTTTTGTTAGAAATACCCAAGTATTACGTACTTACTAATGACAcggtcaaaattattttagggcttggataactttttttatatccGCATCTTTcataatacagtaaaagctcattattcgcgggggatacgttctctaaatgtgtcgggaatacagaaaccgtgaatatggatgGTATTTTATTCGGGATTataagggatacgttcttgggtgacaaaataaataacaaatatataaagaaaaaacaattaattgaagttattgattaactattatcttcagtcttagacaatggtttgaagaattttgatttCTTCTATTCAGCTTCTTCTATTCAGAGTGATCTTAAGTGGTATGGTGGTGGTGGATCGTGGTATTCTTAAActatccattcgcaatttcgacaataggtatttgcaagttaaagtttaaatttgcagtttcgtcagtcagatccgcgaataacgaaatatttagccgcgaatataggaattgggacgcaatttaagcgtgaataaggagcttttactgtacatagtaaaaaaaaacttacctaaaatgtatttttaatagtttttgcagAACTTTTGTTTAGTCAAAATTTCATttcggtctaagttggagctaACAGTTAGCTCTTAGACTAGATTACCTAGACTTAGACCGCAtgattgctttccatcaggcttaattgtagtcaagcgcaagccttgtataataaaaaaaaagttttgatcGTGTCGATGTCGAGTACTCGTAGTACCTACCTTCGTAGTGTACCATTTTCATTTTCTAGCAATGTGAATAAGCACGTCATTGTAAAGTTCCTATTTCGAATGAGCTATTTTGAGAGTATCACAAAGAAGTTAAAGATTGTCTTAAAACATTATAACGATTTTATAGATTAATTCTTTCCCGCAGAAAAACTTTCACAACAGTCATCAGTTTCCAACCTTTTCTTATACCAAATTTACGGATACGACCCTTATTGGTCTCTCGACTTTTTTTGTATGGAGGACGggactaaataaaatttcaagctctctttttaatttttgcatatatatataatatcaaaatgtatgtatcatataaaaaaataataatttgcaaacttattatatttttatgattaggTTTCTTGACTTCAGTACTATTTTTGTGACGAGAAAATCTTAGTGtttgttggtaaaaaaaagacaacctttacagaaaatttcaataaatattaaaaagaataataaattgtaattattcgCATACTAAAGAGTTATTacgaaaattaatttctttgtgGCACTACCATTATATTAGGATGAGTGTTAGTTATTTAAGCATTTTTACTTACGATTAAGTAAATAGGTAGGTTACCTACCCAGTTAATATTTAGTGCGTTAATTTGTGACATAATTCATACGTCAACTGTAGATAGTTTACCAGTGGTAAAAAAACTGTTGGTGTTAGTAggtatttgatataaataaagactttttgaaagttttttttgttttaatatcacCTATCATAACAATATTGATACTTAACGagtataggtaaataatttaatcatcattatcaactcatattccgctcactgctgagctcgagtctcctctcggaatgagagaggTTTGGCCAAtagccacgctggcccaatgccgattggcagacatcacacaccagagaattaacaaaattctctggtgtgcagggtacaggtttcctcacgatgttttcccttcaacgtttgagacacgtgatatttaatttcttaaaatgcacacaaaaagttggaggtgcatgcccaggaccggatacgaacccacaccctcgggaatcggaggcacCGGTCATATCCACATATCACGACTCGAACAAATAATTTCATAGATTAAAAGGCAAGTatccaattaattatttaatttattattcaaagaGAATAGTCATTGACTGCGACCTCAGAAACACTCTAAGATGGTACGGGCTTACttagaagaggtacaagtttattctacccatgcCTTTGAGGTTCATCGTaccgatacgtctttgccgatattACGATCAACATCTGGGAAACAGTGCTATATACTGATACCGCGAATAAAAATACGTGTGGTCGCTCATTAGGCTCATCATGATGAAAAATGTGCAGAAATTTCAGACCCGCACATAAACAATTGccaaagttataaacaattgaaGATTTCTAAAAATAGGGGTCTACATTAATGGAAATTGagagccgtgttagcccagtggatatgacctctgcctccgatttcggagggtgtaggtacgAATCctgtccggagcatgcacctccaacttttcagttgtgtgcatttcaagaatttcacgtgtctcaaacgatggaaaacatcgtgaggaaacctgcataccagagaattttcttaattctctgcgtgtgaagtctgccaatctgatGCCAAagattctgagatgagactcgagctcagcagtgagccgaatatgggttgataatgatgagtaggtatatattacgGTTGGCAACGCTAAGTGGTGATGATGAAACGAACGTTCACCACGTCAACTTTCCGAGGCCTAATTAATTTCCTAATGAAGAAGAAAACGTTAAAAAGTTAATAACTCCGAAGTTTCCGAGGGAaaactaatgaaaaatataaactttacttaaataatttagacctactactattaaaaaacataacccttcttgaagtcgggtaaaaagaggaaagatttgattgtttgtttgcattgaataggctccgaaactactggaccgatttgaaaaattctttcactgttgggaagttggGAAGTAACACTATCCGCGggtgctacaggctatattttatacccgtattcttacggggaAAAAAacacgtggcgtctgctagtctagaCTTAAATgattctatttctattccaataTGGGGTCTACCCTTCTGGACTTCAAATTGGTCAAACGACGATCTCCGTGGCGTGTGTGCGGCGGTgtggtcctgagttcgatctccGGGCTAATTGAGGAGTTAccacgatttagcgttccagctcgatgtcgtgtagaaaccaaaaggagtgtgaattttcatcctacttccgTTAGCAAGTTAGTtaggttccatcttagattgcatcatcacctaccatcaggtgatattgtagtcaagagctaacttataaataataataaaaaaaacataaaccaGTACGTACGtcgtacctataaataaaatggaagtgtctatctgtgatttcaaagtaaccgtgttttatcaagtgcttatagttatttacacacaaaatcaaacaattttaaaaaaattgccgGACGTAATAGGTACACTGAAATGGGTAAGCCCATTTTAAcaggactttcactgaaagatagatGAGGTTATTAGAGAACATCATATCGTAGGTTTTTATccgggaaaaatccatggtttccgcgtgattagtgaaaaactgaatttcaggcggacgaagtcgcctgGTATACGAATACACGAATAATATATGCCTTCTACTCTTTAGAAGATGACTAAAATATAAGACTTAAAACAAGCTACAAATATTTCGCTTGTAACTTTCCATTAATATAGTTTTGAGGGTAGTAACTAATTCATCATATTTTGTGCACAGCGCATTTGTTTCATTAGCGGAgttgaattattatttgtaactgCATAATGTTGCGTATTTACGAAGTACAAATTTTAGCTACGTCGTGCAGGCAGGattaatgtataaattactcataatacaaattaaaaagtgcTTTGAAGTCTTATGTGAtcatattaagtaattttaataaacatgtATATCGATTCCTCTCACttatttataagataaataagGTAGGTACGATTATACGTACTAATAGACCGGACGGACTTTGACAAACTAAATAGTGTCCTAACATAGGCAAATCTGTTTTTTCATGAAAACTTCGCTACCGGGCTCAAATTTTGTCCTACACACCTAAATAATACGTATActcaaaatttcatctttttttttattctttacaagttagcccttgactacaatctcacctgatggtaagtgatgatgcagtctaagatggaaacgggctaactcgttaggaggaggatgaaaatccacactcctttcggtttctacacgacatcataccggaacgctaaatcgcttggcggtacgtctttgccggtagggttgtaactagccacggccgaagcctcccaccagctagacctggaccaattaagaaaatctcaatctgcccagccggggatcgaacccaggacctccgttttgtaaatccaccgcgcataccactgcgccacggaggccgtcaaaaaactaaaaaatctaACGAAAAAAAGCGGAAAGTAAGAAATAAGAAGCGAGGGAATAAACATGtagacttatttatttataactatgtatatCAATACAACTATACTATACAACAAATTCGTTggtttaaattttctttttatagtaCTGATATTAGGTGAGAAACATATAACAGAATATCATCTTCTATCAGGGCAACGAACATGATCTCAAATGATCTTCGTTCTCAACCAGATACATAGGTGTTAATAATTGTCTGCCAGTAATATTACCGGCAATCATTCAAACCAAAACAACAATAGGTTAGTCTGCATGGATGGAGAAATAAGTTTGGCGGTAGCACTTATTCGGACAAATTTCATCCCATACTGATTTTAGTAAACTGTGTCAAATGTTACTCCTATTTTAAATCTCCTACTTGCTCATTTACTGAATTAAAAATCGttgaaaataaatctatactaatattataaagctgaagagtttgtttgtttggttgaacgcgctaatatcaggaactactagtccgatttgaaaaaaaaaatcagtgttagatagcccatttatcgaggaaggttataagctatatattattcccatattccaatgggaacgggaaccacgggggtaaaaccgtgcggcgtcagctagttatactATAAGGCAATCCAGACAATAAGAAATTTTATACTTTGTAATGATCCATTGATTAGTAGTAGTATGGTAATACGCGTTCaagaaaatgtaatatttcGAGGGTGGTTACTGAAAAAGTCTACGTTCAGTATTGGCGCGACCGTTCGATGTGTACGCTGATGGAGTCGTGTAGACCTGTGTACATGTGTGCAGTTGTTTGTGTCGGCTTATAAAAATCACGCCCCGTGACATCCAGATCATTCTTTGCCTATTTGGTGCCGCTTGAAGAACTCGTGAACACgctgaaaattttcaaataaaatggaAAGCTACCAGTTGAACTACAACAAGATGGAAGACAAGTCTATATTTACGACGGCCAATGATAATTTAGTATCATCTACGACACCAACAGTAAGTAACattactactaatattacatatttaggGGTTTTACCTaaccatattttatattatagattatagatatatagatatgttacgtgcctacaaaatcgccgcaaaaagtgatccgaatttagctacaccactgagcgcacacataatcaattttgtgtttacttatattatatatttaagtatatatagtttttacgctTCCTGAACacgacattatagacaatataTGGGTGTTAttcgttaaaataactttcgttgattAATAAGCGAAAGCACATTTATCCGCCCCAGTTTTTATGCCTATTATAAAATgcctatctctattataaaatatcgtaggttttacctatataattttcTGGGTGGCATACCGTTTAGATAAATCGTTTTTTCGTGGAGAATACCTAGGTACACAAAATGGTTGCTCTTGGTGGCCATTTTGCCATGCGGTTCTGTTTTACTTTCAGCATTACCGAGTCAATgatgtatatataaaaaaattgttactattgtgtattttgtgtttGATTTTATTCAAGTATCAAGACTTACACAAAATGGTTGTTCTTGGCAGCCATTTTGCCATGCAGTTCTGTTAAACTTTCAGCATTGCCGAGGCCATGATGTAGATATATAAAAATCGTGActattgtgtattttgtgtttGATTTTATTCAAGTAACAGGACTTGTACAAAATGGTTGCTCTTGGCAGCTATTTTGCCATGCGGTTCTGTTATACTTTCAGCATTACCGAGGCAATGatgtttaatatatttccaCGTGGTTGTAACCTATACAAAATGCGCTGCGCTGCCGTCGTATGGCATTCCACTGTATCTTCGGATACATTgtacattataaaatgtttaatggtTAAATAGTTTATGTAGgggtttatctttttttaatctaaACTTTTGGTTAACAACtatcaaaagtttaaaaaaatacctaagccattacaattattaatattttatgtcttTGTTAGTTACAAAACTAATCCCTTAAACATGcagaaatatgtttttttttaaatattataacgattttatataaatttaattaattttgatgaccTCGTTATTGTATCGTTAATGATAGGTACAAGTCGGGAGGAGTAGTTCCTCAAcaattgttactaaccagctgttctTAAATTTGCTCCCTGGAACCTGGACGTGCCTGGACTATCAacttcaatgatttattttcaaaattccttatttatgttaaaagttAATGTTATCAAAATGCTGAACCCTATAATTAATTATGACTGGTTttagaaattgtattttttgccTTGCTGATAAgtctctaaaatatttttttcttaatgtttcatttgtttatttatttacgtacactttCAACATAGATACATGTGTACATATAGATACATGCACAAATagataatgtttataaatatctaaCATATATATGCACACAACCTCATATTTTTAGGAGGTTTacgttttcaagtttttttaaacatttattagtAGAAGATCAGTATTAGAAACgaacttcacccatctgttggatgaattgattttttatcaaagtacgttaaaaatatgttgcgagGTTACCTCATAAagtatatttagttttatgataagtatagatatagattttgccagatttttaaaaatgaccaatattcccctccaactagtagggaaagactgtatgtattggtacgacaatagcccaacggggcggggattaaaccaccacccctcagtgatgagtccgatcgctttaccgttgagctattgaggctcagaACATTGttttaatgatgttaaatattttaacaggaAAGCTTCGCGCCGTCTGACAATAGAGGCACCATCAAGGGCCACAGCAGCGTGTTCTCCCCGCTCGCTCAGCCGTTCCAGAGCCGCATGTCTGGATTAGTGGGGATGGTGGCGCCGCAGGAGCCCCGCGTGGCCGATGTTGGTATGGCTTTTGTATAAAATGCTCTTTTATTATGCCATCAATACGaccgacaattttttttttaatttattttacggccttggatacaagtccttataggccctgctttaaatgcaaatattacaatttttgtttttttttattgagaaagaatacaataaggaactcaaacttaacctaataactatacaaatcatgcccgcgtggaatggtggcaagaatactggctgcatttccgcgctggacagccaggctgatcctttgcgcaaaaaatgagccagcccttctgtcaccagtcgaggcaacaagccgcggtgaaatgatacggaattttttttaaataatacaagcatttaaaattatcgtcatcgtcgtctaaatataaatttattactgtatttcacaatttttctattgtgttattaatgaaatctaaaacaggcttataaaataaatggttcctcAAGAAGTCTTTAATGTGGCGGGGATCACAAACGACAATGCtttccaggcaacacaaacacaaactacATAGCGtattcgccggcgaagacgaggtccccgatatctaacgtcacccggacgtgggttttctaactcacgatcttgggggcccggactgattcactcaggccaAGGTTATCCCTTCCCGAGgaccgagtctcataggagacgcccttagagagccgttccgttccgttccgtttctttcagccttcgggcataggcgtatatagcgggaaattctatgatggacgccaaaatacaaaatagagcCTGTCCGACTGTAAGGCTATACTGGACCAATAaagtagatttttttctttatagtttttttttttaggctCCCTTAAACTGTCCCAATACGTACAAAAACTCTTGGTAAATATTGTTCAATAAATGACTTCATATTTTTAGCACCTACAAGCACTGGATTGGAAGATGCTCTGGCAAATTTTCGCATCGGCAGCTCTGAAACACATAGTACGAGCCTGTATGATGAGCCCGTGGAACAGAATAACCACAACTATTTTATGGGTAAGAAACAAAATCTAACTTATTCCATAGAAATgtactatttttgtattatttttgacgaccttcgtggcgcagtggtatgcgcggtggatttacaagacagaggtcctgggttcaattaccggctgagccgattgaggttttcttaattggtccaggtctggctggtgaaaggcttcggccgtggctagttaccaccctaccgacaaagccgtaccgccaaacgatttaacgttccggtacgatgtcgtgtacaaaccgaaactggtgtggattttcctcctaacaagttagcccgtttccaccttagatttcatcatcacatcaggtgagattgtagtccacaAGACACATAATCATCTTCATCCtttcttttatgttttgtaGAGGTTTGTTTTGATACCTCCTTTAAACGtatacttttttcttttctcttgtTCCTCTTTTCGCGACTTTTATCTTTTAAAGTTTCTTTATTAGGTGCCGACATTTTATACtctagacatgttacgtgcctacaaaatcaccgcaaaaagtgatccgaatttagtttACTCCATTgagttttgtgtttacttacattttaaatgGTAAGTATCGAGGATGATTTTTCTGGAGACTCCATCAGGAAAATCATCCTCGATACTTAGGTAActttctttttatctttttatgatTTTGGCTTGGCTCCAAACATTGACGCATTTTAAGgtcatgttttattataaaactttcaGCGAACAAAGATAATATATTGTCCCCAGTAAAATTTATGACTGTGTCGGGAAATAAATCAacgttttcattttcattaggTTGCAGGTCTGAGACTAGTGAATCGACTCCTGTGAACATTTGGAATGAAACTTCTTCTATAAAGAGCAACGATAATAATATGTTTGACAGCtttgaatttttcttaaaaagtaagtgccgtatttttttttattagatacctatttatacttagcccccattcgcacgagaattcTTCTAACTGGCGCTAAAAAAGCGTCCAAATACAAcgaatgcattcccaagtatatgttcacacgacagcgttttttaaacacgacgctttttttcgagctttttttttttggtttttttaattttgggcgttagAAAAGAaataggccgattgaggttttcttaattggtccagttctggcaggtgggaggcttcggccgtggctagttaccaccctaccgacaaagacgtaccgccaagcgatttaacgttccgttacgatgtcgtgtagaaaccgaaaggagtgtggattttcatcctcctcctaacaagttagtccgcttccatcttagactgcatcatcacttaccatcaggtgagattgtagtcaagggcttacttgtaaagaataaaaaaaagaaaaaaaactgaatttgatATAATGACAGACGCTTATGTTTAAATGAATCCGTAATTAATGAAGAATTAAGTAGAGATAGGTAATatcaaataatatgtatatcttCATAGACTAGGCGCATTGAGGTATAGTATCCATAATGCGAGAGCCGCTTTATATTTATGGTTTTCAACTCAGACAAGCTATGATGAGAATgagattacgattctgcatgttgccatGGTTAGTTTGTAGGTTAGGTGAGTTATAGGGTAGGCGGGTTAGGAGTAGATTAGGTAGGGTACCTAGTGTAAAGTAGGGGCTGGGTAGGGTAAGTAAGTGCACATCTCAAAGCGAACCTTGACCGGTTTTTGTTTATCTATATATCGTGTTAGTTACACGTTATTTATAACTCGTTCTAGCTTATAACTAGGAGACGGACATATGATActtagggatagggtaggggtagggtttcacgcggacgaagtcacgggcgtccgctagtatcttttaaaaataatgtgattcaagaatacTGTACTCTGCACGTTACAATAATATATACGAGCAGTATTTAACACCACCTCTCGTTTGTTAGCGTTGTCTTCAGCCAACACGTATGCGTCGATGCTGACTCGAGAGCAGCTGTCGGTGCTGCAGGCGATCCGCCCCAGTTTGCTTTTTGAATTCCTGCAGGAAGTCGCAAGAGTGCGCAATGACAAGCGCATGCAACGAGCGCTACCGCATGTAAGTACcgttcatcacgatatctcgaaaaccgctaaatttttattatttaaaaaaaaaaaatacaatcggatctctaaatcgaaaaatattggtaaacccccatacaaaatttacctacctacctacctacttatgatttaatgacgtcgtaggtgcataatgattgttagatttatataggcggtcaaacaaa
This genomic stretch from Bicyclus anynana chromosome 14, ilBicAnyn1.1, whole genome shotgun sequence harbors:
- the LOC112043557 gene encoding uncharacterized protein LOC112043557, with amino-acid sequence MESYQLNYNKMEDKSIFTTANDNLVSSTTPTESFAPSDNRGTIKGHSSVFSPLAQPFQSRMSGLVGMVAPQEPRVADVAPTSTGLEDALANFRIGSSETHSTSLYDEPVEQNNHNYFMGCRSETSESTPVNIWNETSSIKSNDNNMFDSFEFFLKTLSSANTYASMLTREQLSVLQAIRPSLLFEFLQEVARVRNDKRMQRALPHECAFCKNNGENEEKYASHALKDWRGRVQCPVLRAFRCPRCGATGDYAHTIKYCQLNQNGLDRRRFSSSSFVIGNGSRVSAPTTPVQSPSANSSFSNSSYWSNFSIN